In the genome of Raphanus sativus cultivar WK10039 chromosome 4, ASM80110v3, whole genome shotgun sequence, one region contains:
- the LOC108836534 gene encoding ribulose-phosphate 3-epimerase, chloroplastic codes for TPLSAIEYVLEVVDLVLIMSVNPGFGGQSFIESQVKKISDLRRMCVEKGVNPWIEVDGGVTPKNAYKVIEAGANALVAGSAVFGAKDYEEAIKGIKTSKKPEAVAV; via the exons ACCCCATTGAGTGCTATAGAATATGTATTGGAGG TGGTGGATTTGGTCTTGATAATGTCGGTCAATCCCGGGTTTGGTGGACAGAGCTTTATCGAAAGCCAAGTTAAGAAAATCTCGGATTTGAGAAGAATGTGTGTCGAAAAG GGAGTAAACCCATGGATTGAAGTTGATGGTGGTGTCACTCCAAAGAATGCATACAAG GTTATTGAGGCTGGAGCAAATGCTCTAGTAGCCGGATCAGCTGTATTTGGAGCTAAAGACTATGAAGAAG CTATTAAAGGAATCAAGACCAGCAAGAAGCCAGAAGCTGTGGCTGTGTAA